From the genome of Haladaptatus paucihalophilus DX253, one region includes:
- a CDS encoding SHOCT domain-containing protein: protein MTRTRRIEIGTVRLTAIATTLVTTATGTVAARATGAIGSAHMWDGGHMWGDGWMAGAGSMGLWGLLWMVLLVAVPLALVYYLMTRRVPEESTDPAMETVRERYARGEIDDEEFETLRAKLT from the coding sequence ATGACTCGTACACGTCGAATCGAAATTGGAACCGTGAGGCTGACTGCCATCGCGACGACGCTCGTCACCACCGCGACCGGAACCGTTGCCGCTCGCGCCACTGGCGCGATTGGCAGTGCACATATGTGGGACGGTGGCCATATGTGGGGCGATGGCTGGATGGCGGGTGCCGGTTCGATGGGCCTTTGGGGACTCCTCTGGATGGTACTCCTCGTCGCGGTTCCGCTCGCGCTCGTGTACTACCTGATGACTCGTCGCGTTCCCGAGGAATCGACCGACCCAGCGATGGAGACAGTCCGTGAGCGATATGCCCGCGGCGAAATCGACGACGAGGAGTTCGAGACGCTGCGCGCGAAGCTCACGTGA